The proteins below come from a single Campylobacter sp. CCUG 57310 genomic window:
- the dsbI gene encoding protein-disulfide oxidoreductase DsbI → MNIVNKISAWQDTRFPWLLMAFASIALVLLAHSLFQKYVYMPPCEQCVYIRFAFLCMAFGGLIAAINPKNLVLAFIGYVFAFWGAIQGIMYSVKLAKIHTAVHSDDPFGVQGCSTDPVYPFNLPLHKWAPDWFLPTGDCGYDNPIVPDGVELSGLQKYLVDLYQDGWYLIPSKHFMSMADCTLLGFGLCFIILLAMAVSKVITLVKNPK, encoded by the coding sequence ATGAATATAGTAAATAAAATTTCAGCTTGGCAGGATACTAGATTTCCTTGGCTGCTGATGGCTTTTGCGAGCATTGCGCTGGTTTTGCTGGCGCACTCGCTCTTTCAAAAGTACGTCTATATGCCACCTTGCGAACAGTGCGTATATATAAGATTTGCTTTTTTATGTATGGCATTTGGCGGTTTGATAGCGGCTATCAATCCTAAAAATTTAGTTCTTGCGTTTATAGGATATGTGTTTGCGTTTTGGGGAGCGATCCAAGGGATAATGTATAGCGTTAAGCTAGCCAAAATTCACACTGCGGTTCATAGCGACGATCCTTTTGGAGTTCAAGGATGCTCAACGGATCCTGTATATCCGTTTAACCTGCCGCTTCACAAATGGGCGCCTGACTGGTTTTTGCCTACGGGAGATTGCGGATATGATAACCCTATAGTTCCTGACGGAGTGGAATTAAGCGGATTACAAAAATACCTTGTAGACTTATATCAAGACGGCTGGTATCTAATCCCTTCAAAGCACTTCATGTCAATGGCGGACTGCACGCTTCTTGGCTTTGGTCTATGCTTTATAATCCTGCTTGCAATGGCGGTATCTAAAGTCATAACCTTAGTTAAAAACCCTAAATAA
- a CDS encoding sensor histidine kinase — MGIDIFNKYNFKIYIIIILSSLFVILLGANVYKNAKHHIATLSNTNKIATSENIVQIFQIWLDERINSLVKASKLIQNADILDDEERIKKFTQAFLGDLGEFDLVQLLKDDGEIYINGEKFPKSPKEINSRLSLIWYLETKNSNKPTVNFMPEHTILEQETLNLCVPNYKNGKFAAVLCGVVKVKSIFDNISNFKLPPNSYSFIVTHSGEILTKMKDEKFKTQIEDKFQELFLKDEDISSIVVDSNFISIAEIPSLNWFIGAGTDNAKETKELLGATTKNALTLLFAFIALAFIANSLHNFMYAKIKKRQDEYEAILAHKAKMSEAGELISGINHQFIQPVNSLNLAISTLLMLKREGNLDEQMLQNILEKGQKSILLLSNTIDIFRNFYKTSENIREFSVKQSIKNLLTLMHTELTRANVHVILSEFEDKKVNQIENIIQQILLILIHNAKDALVDKFKDDIKSRRVQIDVKFDENRCYIEVIEFGSGVSEAMSRKIFDEPKTTKKQGSGIGLYFAKKLANRKINGDIKLVNRALPTVFELNFDVDLKGNK, encoded by the coding sequence GTGGGTATTGATATATTCAACAAATACAACTTCAAAATTTATATCATCATAATCCTATCCAGCCTGTTTGTGATACTTCTTGGCGCAAACGTATATAAAAACGCCAAACACCACATCGCAACCCTTTCAAATACAAACAAAATAGCCACTAGCGAAAACATCGTGCAGATATTTCAAATTTGGCTTGACGAGAGGATAAATTCTCTTGTGAAAGCCTCTAAGCTTATACAAAATGCCGATATATTAGACGATGAAGAGCGTATTAAGAAATTTACGCAAGCCTTTTTGGGCGATTTGGGTGAATTTGATCTGGTTCAGCTTTTAAAAGACGACGGAGAGATCTACATAAACGGCGAGAAATTTCCAAAAAGCCCCAAAGAGATAAATTCCAGACTAAGCCTTATCTGGTATCTGGAAACAAAAAATAGCAACAAACCTACGGTAAATTTCATGCCCGAGCATACGATTTTAGAGCAAGAGACTTTAAATTTATGCGTACCAAACTACAAAAACGGTAAATTTGCAGCGGTTTTATGCGGAGTAGTAAAAGTAAAAAGCATATTTGACAACATAAGCAACTTCAAGCTTCCTCCCAACTCATACTCCTTTATCGTAACGCACAGCGGCGAAATTTTAACAAAGATGAAAGATGAAAAGTTCAAAACGCAAATTGAGGATAAATTTCAAGAGCTGTTTTTAAAAGATGAGGACATAAGCAGCATAGTTGTGGATTCAAATTTCATATCCATAGCGGAAATTCCCTCGCTTAATTGGTTCATAGGCGCAGGCACGGACAACGCAAAAGAGACAAAAGAGCTGCTTGGAGCAACGACCAAAAACGCACTTACGTTACTTTTTGCGTTTATCGCTCTTGCTTTTATCGCAAACTCGCTTCATAACTTTATGTATGCCAAAATCAAAAAGCGTCAGGATGAATACGAAGCCATTCTTGCGCACAAAGCCAAGATGAGCGAAGCGGGTGAGCTCATAAGCGGGATAAATCATCAGTTCATTCAACCGGTAAATTCGCTAAATTTGGCTATATCAACATTGCTTATGCTAAAGCGAGAAGGCAATCTTGACGAGCAGATGCTGCAAAACATACTTGAAAAAGGTCAAAAGTCCATATTGCTACTAAGCAATACGATAGATATCTTTAGAAATTTTTACAAAACAAGCGAAAATATAAGAGAATTTAGCGTTAAACAAAGCATTAAAAATCTCTTAACTCTTATGCACACCGAGCTTACAAGAGCCAATGTACATGTGATTTTAAGCGAATTTGAAGATAAAAAAGTAAATCAGATAGAAAATATAATCCAGCAAATTTTACTTATCTTAATCCACAATGCAAAAGACGCTTTGGTGGATAAATTTAAAGATGATATCAAGTCAAGAAGAGTGCAAATAGATGTAAAATTCGATGAAAACAGGTGCTATATAGAGGTCATCGAATTTGGAAGCGGAGTGAGCGAAGCGATGAGCCGCAAGATATTTGACGAACCAAAAACCACCAAAAAACAAGGCAGCGGCATAGGACTGTACTTTGCTAAAAAGCTTGCCAACAGAAAGATAAACGGAGATATTAAACTCGTAAACAGAGCGCTTCCTACGGTATTTGAGTTAAATTTCGATGTTGATTTAAAGGGCAATAAATGA
- a CDS encoding response regulator transcription factor codes for MNNESLKLLKKLSILIVEDDDMSRELIASGLKPYCASVRVAADGCEGLECFKKQKSDIVITDIHMPIMNGFEMMKEISRLKPHQKFIVFTSYDTDMNLMKSIEQGAALFLKKPIDIKDLRSMIIALTYEKDEKLIKISDEISINLKEEKIYKNGEEIYLTYLQNKFFWLFAYNLNKLVSYEMIEEFVYENEVVSKGAIQNIILRLKRELGIKFKNISEAGYILVTSQKE; via the coding sequence ATGAATAACGAATCTTTAAAATTACTAAAAAAGCTATCGATTTTGATCGTTGAAGACGACGATATGTCAAGAGAGCTCATAGCAAGCGGGCTAAAGCCGTATTGCGCTAGCGTTAGAGTCGCCGCGGACGGATGCGAGGGGCTTGAATGCTTTAAAAAACAAAAATCAGACATCGTCATAACGGATATCCATATGCCGATAATGAACGGATTTGAGATGATGAAAGAGATTTCAAGGCTTAAACCTCATCAAAAATTCATCGTCTTTACCTCTTACGATACGGATATGAATTTGATGAAAAGCATAGAACAAGGCGCTGCGCTATTTTTAAAAAAACCTATCGACATCAAAGATCTTCGCTCAATGATAATTGCATTAACCTACGAAAAAGACGAAAAATTAATCAAAATTAGCGACGAAATAAGCATAAATTTAAAAGAGGAGAAAATTTATAAAAACGGAGAGGAAATTTATCTGACATATCTGCAAAATAAATTTTTCTGGCTCTTTGCGTATAACTTAAACAAGCTTGTTAGCTACGAAATGATAGAGGAATTCGTCTATGAAAACGAGGTTGTGAGCAAGGGTGCTATACAAAATATCATCTTGCGTCTAAAGCGAGAACTTGGGATAAAATTTAAAAACATCTCAGAAGCGGGGTACATCCTAGTAACAAGCCAAAAAGAATAA
- a CDS encoding thiol:disulfide interchange protein DsbA/DsbL — protein MKILSKFVRILVVFGLLSSFAAAFEENKDYLILDKPLNVGQNVLVKVFSYGCKYCYRFDKSVTGKVVASIQGLEFKPYHLKTKGEFGETVSGILAAMMALDEQSGVGLFDDKSKFKKAKFAIYRAQHDKGGLKGDKSDVIKLALKAAGVSESDYEKALNSPRAQEILTSWDDGYDIAVISGVPAFVVNGKYLINLSSATSIDKLSEIVKFLIAK, from the coding sequence ATGAAAATACTAAGCAAATTTGTGCGAATTTTAGTTGTCTTTGGACTTTTGAGCTCCTTTGCGGCAGCGTTTGAGGAAAATAAGGATTATTTGATCCTTGATAAGCCTTTAAATGTCGGACAAAACGTACTGGTAAAGGTTTTTAGCTACGGATGTAAGTACTGCTACCGGTTTGATAAATCAGTCACGGGAAAAGTTGTAGCTAGTATCCAAGGGCTTGAGTTTAAGCCTTATCATCTAAAGACTAAGGGCGAATTTGGAGAGACCGTAAGCGGAATTTTAGCCGCTATGATGGCGCTTGACGAGCAAAGCGGAGTCGGTCTTTTTGACGATAAATCAAAATTTAAAAAAGCTAAATTTGCTATTTATAGAGCTCAACACGATAAAGGCGGTTTAAAAGGCGACAAAAGCGACGTGATTAAGCTTGCCTTAAAAGCCGCGGGCGTGAGTGAAAGCGATTATGAGAAGGCTTTAAATTCGCCAAGAGCGCAAGAAATTTTAACTAGCTGGGATGACGGCTATGATATTGCCGTCATTAGCGGAGTGCCAGCGTTTGTAGTAAACGGCAAATATTTGATAAATTTAAGCTCGGCTACAAGCATTGATAAGCTAAGCGAAATCGTCAAATTTCTTATAGCTAAATAA